One genomic window of Osmia bicornis bicornis chromosome 5, iOsmBic2.1, whole genome shotgun sequence includes the following:
- the LOC114872297 gene encoding tyrosine-protein phosphatase non-receptor type 4 isoform X2, producing the protein MVNINARIHAYNVVHACNTVKFSIRASNNFIANKIVNLYGGQHSREAVSGRWLTRLQIFEMIESVSRRALSGSSGSYHVRGAELARNRRLKSLSATVVFLDDTQHTFQLDKRAKGQALLDLVFQHLELVEKDYFGLQYAENGATTCTYSPDVMRWLDPSKPVKKQIRSGQFYFRVKFYVSDPSKLQEEYTRYQFYLQIRRDILQGKLQLPPSTACLIASYTVQSELGDYHPEEHGPGYLSRLQLIPGQTEEMEKKISELHKLHKGQLPADAEFNFLDHAKRLDMYGVELHKARDSTNKEIQLGVTSIGLVVFQNGIKINVFSWSKIVKISFKRKQFFIQLRREQSENYDTLLGFNMQTYRSSKNLWKACVEHHTFFRLHSPKTRPRRFPLTLSSRFTYSGRTEFQTVEDGKHRARVERTFIRSPSKRLVHGVTSASIIEEKGKLSIPPGRPPRPYDNKVQSLGAREPRQAWGEGNPSDDEGGFLSLREEITGSHTQGNAFSPVLGSRVLSYVDDDTTAERNIYDLPDYSEPTSSPAPQIVEDGLVTISLTPDEQGRFGFNVKGGLDLDMPILVSRVAPNTPADRCYPKLNEGDQVVYINGIDVNGLLHEHVVNLIRQSRDSGSGELTLTVRPNALYNALAGTDETSEEEPPYRYVPDAPHAAIGSDALAQSMLLLADGLASGALIAQYEQLYRKNPELTSLESKKPENQSKNRYRDISPYDVTRVILMGSASGDYINANYVNMEIPGSGIINRYIATQGPLSSTVADFWQMVLEAGSTLVVMLTTLVDRGRAKCHQYWPALNETLTLRNLTLTSTAENVEDTFIFREFILRDINTGEERDITHMQYCSWPDHGVPSDWRQFTTFTERVRAARTGMVEPAVVHCSAGIGRTGVLVLMETALCLIEANQPVYPLDIVRSMRDQRAMMIQNASQYRFVCEAVHKAYSEGIAKPLPEFSR; encoded by the exons GTGGTCAGCATAGCAGAGAGGCGGTGTCGGGAAGGTGGTTGACACGCCTTCAAATCTTTGAGATGATTGAAAGCGTATCTCGTAGAGCGTTGAGTGGCTCCAGTGGGAGCTACCACGTTCGTGGTGCTGAATTAGCAAGAAATCGTAGGCTAAAATCTTTATCAGCAACTGTTGTATTCCTTGATGATACTCAACACACATTTCAATTAGAT AAAAGAGCAAAGGGTCAAGCACTATTGGATTTGGTATTTCAACACTTGGAACTTGTTGAGAAAGATTATTTTGGTTTGCAATATGCTGAAAATGGAGCTACAACCTGTACATATTCACCCGATGTAATG AGGTGGCTAGATCCTAGTAAGCCAGTTAAGAAGCAGATAAGAA gcggacaattttattttagagtGAAGTTTTATGTATCTGACCCTAGTAAATTACAAGAAGAATATACTAGATATCAATTTTACTTACAAATACGAAGAGACATTCTTCAAGGAAAACTTCAGTTACCACCGAGTACAGCGTGTCTTATTGCCAGTTATACTGTTCAAT CTGAGTTAGGCGATTATCATCCAGAAGAACATGGTCCAGGATATCTTTCGAGGTTACAGTTAATACCAGGACAGACTgaggaaatggaaaaaaaaatttctgaattaCATAAACTTCATAA GGGTCAATTACCAGCAGATGcagaattcaattttttagaTCATGCAAAGAGATTAGATATGTATGGGGTAGAATTACATAAAGCTAGA GATTCAACGAATAAAGAAATACAATTAGGTGTAACATCTATAGGCTTAGTAGTATTTCAAAACGGAATAAAAATCAATGTATTTTCATGGTCAAAAATAGTTAAAATTTCGTTCAAAcggaaacaattttttattcaactcaGAAGAGAACAG TCAGAAAATTACGATACATTACTTGGTTTTAACATGCAAACATATCGAAGTTcaaaaaatttatggaaagcATGTGTCGAGCATCACACATTTTTTAGACTTCACAGTCCTAAAACGAGGCCAAGGCGTTTTCCACTTACCTTAAGTAGTAGATTTACTTATTCAGGGCGTACTGAATTCCAAACAGTTGAAGATGGAAAGCATAGAGCCAGGGTGGAAAGAACGTTTATTAG atCTCCTAGCAAAAGATTAGTACATGGGGTAACATCAGCTTCGATTattgaagaaaaaggaaaattatcTATACCCCCTGGAAGACCTCCTAGGCCGTATGATAATAAAGTTCAATCTCTTGGTGCTCGTGAACCTCGTCAAGCCTGGGGTGAAGGGAATCCTAGTGACGA TGAAGGCGGCTTTCTGTCTCTTCGAGAAGAAATAACAGGCTCGCATACCCAGGGAAATGCATTTTCACCTGTATTAGGATCTAGAGTTTTAAGTTATGTGGACGATGATACAACGGccgaaagaaatatttatgatCTTCCTGATTATAGTGAACCTACAAGTTCACCTGCTCCCCAG ATAGTGGAAGATGGATTAGTAACGATATCTTTAACGCCAGATGAACAGGGTCGATTTGGGTTTAACGTAAAAGGTGGTTTAGATCTTGACATGCCTATTTTAGTATCCAGAGTAGCGCCGAATACACCTGCCGATCGTTGTTATCCAAAATTAAATGAAGGAGATCAG GTAGTATACATAAATGGGATCGATGTGAATGGATTGTTACACGAACATGTAGTGAATTTAATTCGTCAGTCTCGTGATTCGGGCTCAGGTGAATTGACATTAACAGTTAGgccaaatgctttgtacaatGCTTTAGCGGGTACTGATGAAACGTCCGAAGAAGAACCTCCATATAG ATACGTTCCTGATGCACCTCACGCAGCTATTGGATCAGATGCATTAGCACAATCAATGTTACTCCTTGCTGATGGTCTAGCAAGTGGTGCCTTAATTGCGCAATACGAGCAGTTGTACAGAAAGAATCCTGAGCTTACATCTCTTGAATCCAAGAAGCCTGAAAATCAGAGCAAAAATCGTTACCGAGATATCTCACCAT ACGATGTTACTCGAGTGATACTCATGGGCTCTGCGAGCGGAGATTACATTAATGCTAACTATGTGAATATGGAAATACCAGGATCGGGTATTATCAATAGATACATTGCTACCCAAGGACCATTGTCTTCGACAGTAGCTGATTTTTGGCAGATGGTTTTAGAAGCAGGCAGCACTCTCGTTGTAATGCTTACAACTTTAGTTGATCGTGGCCGAGCAAAATGTCATCAGTATTGGCCTGCGCTCAACGAAACTCTAACACTGCGGAATCTTACGCTTACATCCACGGCTGAAAATGTTGAAGACACTTTTATATTTCGAGAATTCATACTTCGTGatattaat aCTGGAGAGGAAAGAGACATAACGCATATGCAATACTGCAGCTGGCCAGATCATGGCGTTCCTAGCGATTGGCGACAATTTACGACGTTTACTGAAAGAGTACGGGCAGCTCGAACAGGAATGGTAGAACCTGCTGTTGTTCATTGTTCCGCTGGAATAGGTAGAACAGGTGTTTTAGTGTTAATGGAAACAGCACTGTGTCTTATCGAAGCAAATCAACCAGTATATCCACTAGACATTGTGCGATCTATGAGAGATCAAAGAGCAATGATGATACAAAATGCT AGTCAGTATAGATTCGTATGTGAAGCAGTTCACAAAGCTTACAGCGAAGGAATAGCTAAACCACTTCCAGAATTTAGCAGGTGA
- the LOC114872297 gene encoding tyrosine-protein phosphatase non-receptor type 4 isoform X1 → MVNINARIHAYNVVHACNTVKFSIRASNNFIANKIVNLYGGQHSREAVSGRWLTRLQIFEMIESVSRRALSGSSGSYHVRGAELARNRRLKSLSATVVFLDDTQHTFQLDKRAKGQALLDLVFQHLELVEKDYFGLQYAENGATTCTYSPDVMRWLDPSKPVKKQIRSKGGQFYFRVKFYVSDPSKLQEEYTRYQFYLQIRRDILQGKLQLPPSTACLIASYTVQSELGDYHPEEHGPGYLSRLQLIPGQTEEMEKKISELHKLHKGQLPADAEFNFLDHAKRLDMYGVELHKARDSTNKEIQLGVTSIGLVVFQNGIKINVFSWSKIVKISFKRKQFFIQLRREQSENYDTLLGFNMQTYRSSKNLWKACVEHHTFFRLHSPKTRPRRFPLTLSSRFTYSGRTEFQTVEDGKHRARVERTFIRSPSKRLVHGVTSASIIEEKGKLSIPPGRPPRPYDNKVQSLGAREPRQAWGEGNPSDDEGGFLSLREEITGSHTQGNAFSPVLGSRVLSYVDDDTTAERNIYDLPDYSEPTSSPAPQIVEDGLVTISLTPDEQGRFGFNVKGGLDLDMPILVSRVAPNTPADRCYPKLNEGDQVVYINGIDVNGLLHEHVVNLIRQSRDSGSGELTLTVRPNALYNALAGTDETSEEEPPYRYVPDAPHAAIGSDALAQSMLLLADGLASGALIAQYEQLYRKNPELTSLESKKPENQSKNRYRDISPYDVTRVILMGSASGDYINANYVNMEIPGSGIINRYIATQGPLSSTVADFWQMVLEAGSTLVVMLTTLVDRGRAKCHQYWPALNETLTLRNLTLTSTAENVEDTFIFREFILRDINTGEERDITHMQYCSWPDHGVPSDWRQFTTFTERVRAARTGMVEPAVVHCSAGIGRTGVLVLMETALCLIEANQPVYPLDIVRSMRDQRAMMIQNASQYRFVCEAVHKAYSEGIAKPLPEFSR, encoded by the exons GTGGTCAGCATAGCAGAGAGGCGGTGTCGGGAAGGTGGTTGACACGCCTTCAAATCTTTGAGATGATTGAAAGCGTATCTCGTAGAGCGTTGAGTGGCTCCAGTGGGAGCTACCACGTTCGTGGTGCTGAATTAGCAAGAAATCGTAGGCTAAAATCTTTATCAGCAACTGTTGTATTCCTTGATGATACTCAACACACATTTCAATTAGAT AAAAGAGCAAAGGGTCAAGCACTATTGGATTTGGTATTTCAACACTTGGAACTTGTTGAGAAAGATTATTTTGGTTTGCAATATGCTGAAAATGGAGCTACAACCTGTACATATTCACCCGATGTAATG AGGTGGCTAGATCCTAGTAAGCCAGTTAAGAAGCAGATAAGAAGTAAGG gcggacaattttattttagagtGAAGTTTTATGTATCTGACCCTAGTAAATTACAAGAAGAATATACTAGATATCAATTTTACTTACAAATACGAAGAGACATTCTTCAAGGAAAACTTCAGTTACCACCGAGTACAGCGTGTCTTATTGCCAGTTATACTGTTCAAT CTGAGTTAGGCGATTATCATCCAGAAGAACATGGTCCAGGATATCTTTCGAGGTTACAGTTAATACCAGGACAGACTgaggaaatggaaaaaaaaatttctgaattaCATAAACTTCATAA GGGTCAATTACCAGCAGATGcagaattcaattttttagaTCATGCAAAGAGATTAGATATGTATGGGGTAGAATTACATAAAGCTAGA GATTCAACGAATAAAGAAATACAATTAGGTGTAACATCTATAGGCTTAGTAGTATTTCAAAACGGAATAAAAATCAATGTATTTTCATGGTCAAAAATAGTTAAAATTTCGTTCAAAcggaaacaattttttattcaactcaGAAGAGAACAG TCAGAAAATTACGATACATTACTTGGTTTTAACATGCAAACATATCGAAGTTcaaaaaatttatggaaagcATGTGTCGAGCATCACACATTTTTTAGACTTCACAGTCCTAAAACGAGGCCAAGGCGTTTTCCACTTACCTTAAGTAGTAGATTTACTTATTCAGGGCGTACTGAATTCCAAACAGTTGAAGATGGAAAGCATAGAGCCAGGGTGGAAAGAACGTTTATTAG atCTCCTAGCAAAAGATTAGTACATGGGGTAACATCAGCTTCGATTattgaagaaaaaggaaaattatcTATACCCCCTGGAAGACCTCCTAGGCCGTATGATAATAAAGTTCAATCTCTTGGTGCTCGTGAACCTCGTCAAGCCTGGGGTGAAGGGAATCCTAGTGACGA TGAAGGCGGCTTTCTGTCTCTTCGAGAAGAAATAACAGGCTCGCATACCCAGGGAAATGCATTTTCACCTGTATTAGGATCTAGAGTTTTAAGTTATGTGGACGATGATACAACGGccgaaagaaatatttatgatCTTCCTGATTATAGTGAACCTACAAGTTCACCTGCTCCCCAG ATAGTGGAAGATGGATTAGTAACGATATCTTTAACGCCAGATGAACAGGGTCGATTTGGGTTTAACGTAAAAGGTGGTTTAGATCTTGACATGCCTATTTTAGTATCCAGAGTAGCGCCGAATACACCTGCCGATCGTTGTTATCCAAAATTAAATGAAGGAGATCAG GTAGTATACATAAATGGGATCGATGTGAATGGATTGTTACACGAACATGTAGTGAATTTAATTCGTCAGTCTCGTGATTCGGGCTCAGGTGAATTGACATTAACAGTTAGgccaaatgctttgtacaatGCTTTAGCGGGTACTGATGAAACGTCCGAAGAAGAACCTCCATATAG ATACGTTCCTGATGCACCTCACGCAGCTATTGGATCAGATGCATTAGCACAATCAATGTTACTCCTTGCTGATGGTCTAGCAAGTGGTGCCTTAATTGCGCAATACGAGCAGTTGTACAGAAAGAATCCTGAGCTTACATCTCTTGAATCCAAGAAGCCTGAAAATCAGAGCAAAAATCGTTACCGAGATATCTCACCAT ACGATGTTACTCGAGTGATACTCATGGGCTCTGCGAGCGGAGATTACATTAATGCTAACTATGTGAATATGGAAATACCAGGATCGGGTATTATCAATAGATACATTGCTACCCAAGGACCATTGTCTTCGACAGTAGCTGATTTTTGGCAGATGGTTTTAGAAGCAGGCAGCACTCTCGTTGTAATGCTTACAACTTTAGTTGATCGTGGCCGAGCAAAATGTCATCAGTATTGGCCTGCGCTCAACGAAACTCTAACACTGCGGAATCTTACGCTTACATCCACGGCTGAAAATGTTGAAGACACTTTTATATTTCGAGAATTCATACTTCGTGatattaat aCTGGAGAGGAAAGAGACATAACGCATATGCAATACTGCAGCTGGCCAGATCATGGCGTTCCTAGCGATTGGCGACAATTTACGACGTTTACTGAAAGAGTACGGGCAGCTCGAACAGGAATGGTAGAACCTGCTGTTGTTCATTGTTCCGCTGGAATAGGTAGAACAGGTGTTTTAGTGTTAATGGAAACAGCACTGTGTCTTATCGAAGCAAATCAACCAGTATATCCACTAGACATTGTGCGATCTATGAGAGATCAAAGAGCAATGATGATACAAAATGCT AGTCAGTATAGATTCGTATGTGAAGCAGTTCACAAAGCTTACAGCGAAGGAATAGCTAAACCACTTCCAGAATTTAGCAGGTGA